One region of Eupeodes corollae chromosome 1, idEupCoro1.1, whole genome shotgun sequence genomic DNA includes:
- the LOC129950364 gene encoding putative uncharacterized protein FLJ46204 produces MYLHILTHPHTSSHILTYPHTSSHILTHPHTSSHILTHPHTSSHILTHPHTSSHILTHPHTASHILTHPHTSSHILTHPHTSSHILTHPHTSSHILTHPHTSSHILTHPHTSSLILTHRHRSSHILTHPDTSSHIPTHPYTSSHIVTHPHISSYILTHSYISSHILIHPHTSSHILTHPHTSPNILTHPHTSSHILTQT; encoded by the coding sequence ATGTACTTACACATCCTCACACATCCTCACACATCCTCACACATCCTCACATATCCTCACACATCCTCACACATCCTCACACATCCTCACACATCCTCACACATCCTCACACATCCTCACACATCTTCACACATCCTCACACATCCTCACACATCCTCACACATCCTCACACACCCTCACACAGCCTCACACATCCTCACACATCCTCACACATCCTCACACATCCTTACACATCCTCACACATCCTCACACATCCTCACACATCCTCACACATCCTCGCACATCCTCACACATCCTCACACATCTTCACACATCCTCACACATCCTCACACATCCTCACTTATACTCACTCATCGTCACAGGTCGTCACACATCCTCACACATCCTGACACATCCTCACATATCCCCACACATCCTTACACATCCTCACACATAGTCACACATCCTCACATATCCTCATACATCCTCACACATTCTTACATATCCTCACACATCCTCATACATCCTCACACATCCTCACACATCCTCACACATCCTCACACATCCCCAAACATTCTCACACATCCTCACACATCCTCACACATCCTCACTCAAACTTAA